One Amycolatopsis thermophila DNA segment encodes these proteins:
- a CDS encoding response regulator transcription factor has protein sequence MTSMELNERDVFAAILPAELREDFAFWLRTRAHSMGEMPSDSNVKTYLARPTITAVRDESLTPRELQVLRGIADGKTDRTIGRELYLSADTVKATAARIYRKLGVANRTEAAVAAVRRRLIP, from the coding sequence ATGACCAGCATGGAACTGAACGAACGGGACGTGTTCGCTGCGATCCTGCCGGCCGAGCTGCGCGAGGACTTCGCGTTCTGGCTGCGGACACGCGCGCATTCGATGGGCGAGATGCCCAGCGACAGCAACGTAAAGACCTACCTCGCCCGCCCCACCATCACGGCCGTGCGCGACGAGAGTTTGACGCCGCGGGAGCTGCAGGTGCTCCGCGGGATCGCCGACGGCAAAACAGATCGGACGATAGGCCGCGAGCTGTACCTGTCCGCGGACACGGTGAAGGCCACAGCGGCGCGGATATACCGCAAGCTGGGAGTGGCGAACCGCACGGAGGCCGCGGTCGCGGCGGTGCGGCGACGGTTGATTCCGTAG
- a CDS encoding metal-dependent hydrolase — protein MMGRTHALTGWCAGLALAPALGAGSLHEAVVFGATTAGFALLPDLDHPEARASRSLGPITGGASWALRAASSVLYRATMGPRDEQWRTGEHRHLSHTVLFAVALGFATAAATAVGGAAVVGVVVWFALLLAAGALGRWIWLVGGGAAVVWLAQAGGDVAGQLDQLAGSLGIAVTVGCFVHCLGDALTESGCPFLFPIPIRGETWYEIRPPAFLRFHTGSAFEENIVFSVFAVLGIVLVPGVWPVLTEIYTNVGNTVEALS, from the coding sequence ATGATGGGCCGCACCCACGCGCTCACCGGCTGGTGCGCCGGGTTAGCGCTCGCGCCCGCGCTCGGCGCCGGTTCGCTGCATGAGGCCGTGGTGTTCGGCGCCACGACCGCCGGGTTCGCACTCCTGCCGGACCTCGACCACCCGGAGGCACGCGCATCACGGTCCCTCGGCCCCATCACCGGCGGCGCGTCGTGGGCGCTGCGCGCCGCCTCGAGCGTGCTGTACCGGGCGACGATGGGGCCGCGCGACGAGCAGTGGCGCACCGGCGAGCACCGGCACCTCTCGCACACCGTGCTATTCGCCGTCGCGCTCGGGTTCGCCACCGCCGCGGCCACCGCTGTCGGGGGCGCGGCCGTCGTCGGGGTAGTGGTGTGGTTCGCGCTCCTGCTCGCCGCTGGGGCGCTCGGCCGGTGGATCTGGTTGGTCGGGGGCGGTGCCGCGGTAGTGTGGCTCGCCCAGGCCGGCGGTGACGTCGCAGGCCAGCTCGACCAGCTCGCCGGGTCGCTCGGGATCGCCGTCACTGTTGGGTGCTTCGTGCACTGCCTGGGGGACGCGCTCACCGAGTCCGGGTGCCCGTTCCTGTTCCCCATACCGATCCGCGGCGAGACCTGGTACGAGATCCGACCCCCGGCGTTCCTGCGGTTCCACACCGGCTCCGCGTTCGAGGAGAACATCGTGTTCTCCGTGTTCGCAGTGCTCGGGATCGTGCTGGTGCCCGGGGTGTGGCCCGTACTCACCGAGATCTACACCAACGTCGGGAACACCGTGGAGGCCCTGTCATGA
- a CDS encoding DUF4145 domain-containing protein, with protein MANRVCWHCGVSAHQTPRGDEARRAVDDTWSAVFACDECGQLSIARTAQKFTNSGVGRSILAQMHRGEIPVIWLPRHPIGRDFPDVPDHIASAASEAHADHSIGSFRSAVLLARSVIEATAKDKGITGGNLDSKINELHTRGLIRELVREQAHEVRFLGNDMAHGDFVEPVFEEESAEILELMGEVLEEVYQAPARLEARRQARRERREGAGAAG; from the coding sequence ATGGCAAACCGGGTGTGTTGGCATTGCGGCGTTTCGGCCCACCAGACGCCTCGCGGCGATGAGGCAAGGCGGGCTGTAGACGATACGTGGAGTGCGGTCTTTGCCTGCGACGAATGCGGCCAGCTCTCCATCGCGCGGACGGCACAAAAGTTCACAAACTCCGGTGTCGGTAGGTCGATTCTCGCGCAGATGCATCGCGGAGAGATCCCGGTCATCTGGCTACCGAGACACCCGATCGGCCGCGACTTTCCGGACGTTCCGGACCATATCGCAAGCGCCGCCTCAGAGGCTCACGCCGACCACAGCATCGGATCGTTCCGATCCGCGGTGTTGCTCGCCCGCTCCGTGATCGAGGCGACCGCAAAGGACAAGGGCATTACCGGCGGGAATCTGGACAGCAAGATCAACGAGCTGCACACCCGCGGTCTCATTCGCGAGTTGGTGCGGGAACAGGCCCACGAGGTTCGGTTCTTGGGCAACGACATGGCCCACGGAGATTTCGTCGAGCCGGTATTCGAGGAAGAGTCGGCCGAGATTCTCGAGCTCATGGGCGAGGTGCTTGAGGAGGTCTACCAAGCCCCGGCCCGGTTAGAGGCCCGACGACAGGCTCGCCGCGAGCGCCGCGAGGGAGCAGGCGCGGCCGGCTGA
- a CDS encoding DUF7701 domain-containing protein translates to MADSPTYVQRIIDRLTTELDDCEPDLIRFYALLVLTEGVNTTLEHVHDAWAIWRDQTRPDHPSIVLFDKLDKRTQELDRPYQEAIVRVAQWWWDGAGEGAR, encoded by the coding sequence GTGGCTGATTCACCCACCTACGTCCAACGCATCATCGACCGGCTCACCACCGAACTGGACGACTGCGAACCCGACCTCATCCGCTTCTACGCGCTCCTCGTGCTCACCGAAGGCGTGAACACCACCCTCGAACACGTCCACGACGCGTGGGCGATCTGGCGGGACCAGACCCGGCCCGATCACCCGTCCATCGTCTTGTTCGACAAGCTCGACAAGCGCACCCAGGAGCTGGACCGGCCGTACCAGGAGGCCATCGTCCGCGTCGCCCAGTGGTGGTGGGACGGCGCTGGCGAGGGGGCCCGATGA
- the dcd gene encoding dCTP deaminase, translating to MLLSDRDLRKELAAGRFGVEPWDTAMLQPASIDVRLDRGFRVFNNHRYSHIDPAEHQDELTTLVEPEVGEPFMLHPGEFVLASTFERFALPDDLAGRLEGKSSLGRLGLLTHSTAGFIDPGFTGTITLELSNVANLPIALWPGMKVGQLCLFRLESPAEHPYGSAEAGSRYQGQAGPTPSRAHERFEWFAR from the coding sequence GTGCTGCTCAGCGACCGCGACCTCCGCAAAGAACTCGCAGCCGGCCGATTCGGGGTCGAGCCCTGGGATACCGCGATGCTCCAGCCTGCCAGCATCGACGTGCGCCTGGATCGCGGGTTCCGGGTGTTCAACAACCACCGGTACTCGCACATCGACCCGGCCGAGCACCAGGACGAGCTGACCACACTGGTCGAGCCGGAAGTGGGGGAGCCGTTCATGCTGCACCCCGGGGAGTTCGTGCTGGCTTCGACGTTCGAGCGGTTCGCCCTGCCCGATGACCTCGCCGGGCGGCTGGAAGGCAAGTCGTCACTCGGGCGGCTCGGGCTGCTGACGCACTCGACGGCCGGGTTCATCGACCCCGGGTTCACCGGCACCATCACGCTGGAGCTGTCGAATGTGGCGAACCTGCCAATCGCTCTGTGGCCGGGCATGAAGGTGGGGCAGCTGTGCCTGTTCCGGCTGGAGTCCCCGGCCGAGCACCCGTACGGGTCGGCGGAGGCGGGCTCGCGGTACCAGGGGCAGGCCGGGCCGACGCCGTCACGCGCGCACGAGCGGTTCGAGTGGTTCGCCCGCTAG
- a CDS encoding single-stranded DNA-binding protein has product MAGDTVITVVGNLTSDPELRFTPSGAAVANFTVASTPRTFDKATGEWKDGEALFLRCNLWRQAAENVAESLTRGTRVIVQGRLKQRSFETKEGEKRTVVELEVDEIGPSLRYATAKVNKVSRGSGGAAASDEPWGSAPAPAGQFTDEPPF; this is encoded by the coding sequence ATGGCTGGAGACACCGTCATCACCGTCGTCGGGAACCTCACGAGCGATCCCGAGTTGCGGTTCACGCCGTCGGGCGCGGCCGTCGCGAACTTCACCGTGGCGTCCACCCCGCGCACCTTCGACAAAGCCACGGGGGAGTGGAAGGACGGCGAGGCGCTGTTCCTGCGCTGCAACCTGTGGCGGCAGGCCGCCGAGAACGTCGCCGAGTCCCTGACCCGGGGCACGCGGGTGATCGTGCAGGGCCGCCTCAAGCAGCGGTCGTTCGAGACCAAGGAAGGCGAGAAACGCACCGTGGTGGAACTGGAGGTCGACGAGATCGGCCCCTCCCTGCGCTACGCCACCGCGAAGGTGAACAAGGTCAGCCGCGGCAGCGGCGGAGCCGCGGCGAGCGACGAACCGTGGGGCTCGGCCCCGGCACCGGCCGGCCAGTTCACCGACGAGCCCCCGTTCTGA
- a CDS encoding LPD29 domain-containing protein, with protein METTAAPARYIDSAEAAKLIRKHLKATFPGVKFSVRTSRYSGGASVDITWTDGPTEDQVQQITGAFAGERFDGRTDCAYNASSWYCPEHGARVAETYGADSRDRNGVHDSRCCANAELVQFLSDYINRQRRISPEFREELRALVARKSGLPADAPEHEQLRGGPYQYGRYDTVSDGIYRASVKTPRNA; from the coding sequence ATGGAGACCACCGCCGCACCGGCCCGCTACATCGACAGCGCCGAAGCCGCGAAGCTCATCCGCAAGCACCTCAAGGCCACGTTCCCCGGCGTCAAGTTCTCCGTCCGAACCAGCCGCTACAGCGGCGGCGCCTCCGTCGACATCACCTGGACCGACGGCCCCACCGAGGACCAGGTCCAGCAGATCACCGGCGCGTTCGCCGGCGAGCGGTTCGACGGCCGCACCGACTGCGCCTACAACGCCAGCTCCTGGTACTGCCCCGAGCACGGCGCCCGCGTCGCCGAGACCTACGGCGCCGACAGCCGCGATCGCAACGGTGTCCACGACTCCCGCTGCTGCGCCAACGCCGAGCTGGTCCAGTTCCTCTCCGACTACATCAACCGCCAACGCCGCATCTCGCCAGAGTTCCGCGAGGAACTGCGCGCCCTCGTCGCCCGCAAGTCCGGCCTCCCCGCCGACGCGCCCGAGCACGAGCAGCTGCGCGGCGGCCCCTACCAGTACGGCCGGTACGACACCGTCAGCGACGGCATCTACCGCGCATCCGTCAAAACCCCCCGCAACGCCTAA
- a CDS encoding DUF3560 domain-containing protein: MSITITHTYADGTLLDGTSREQGRRGEPVRAVLDRHGWRWGRTIGCWYQRNSRDRPADPGRIEATARELRSLGLEVTVEVDNTPRDMAAAEADRAERMEDRAAALQAKASRRANAAAAREAAASRVLDGIPMGQPLLVDHYSYRADRNRRERAFSNLDKALKLSREADHHAERAATAARHMDHRYNPVTVANRIVDLEAKLRRRSLNEEYRAKYENELAYWRGVREQQIAAGEVVEYGPHNVAVDGWVKGWAGSGWFRVVRVNKTTVTLATTRSAIDETKWLTNTLPYHRITGYRAPEEVEAR; encoded by the coding sequence ATGAGCATCACGATCACGCACACCTACGCCGACGGCACCCTGCTGGACGGCACGAGCCGGGAGCAGGGCCGCCGGGGAGAACCGGTCCGGGCGGTGCTTGACCGCCACGGGTGGCGGTGGGGCCGCACCATCGGGTGCTGGTATCAGCGCAACAGCCGCGACCGGCCCGCCGATCCCGGGCGGATCGAGGCCACCGCGCGGGAGCTGCGGTCGCTGGGGCTCGAGGTCACGGTGGAGGTGGACAACACCCCGCGCGACATGGCGGCGGCTGAGGCTGACCGCGCCGAGCGCATGGAGGACCGGGCGGCCGCGTTGCAGGCGAAGGCGTCCCGGCGCGCCAACGCAGCGGCGGCGCGCGAGGCTGCCGCGAGCCGGGTGCTGGACGGCATCCCGATGGGTCAGCCGTTGCTGGTGGACCACTACAGCTACCGCGCCGACCGGAACCGGCGGGAGCGGGCGTTCAGCAACCTGGACAAGGCCTTGAAGCTGTCGCGAGAGGCTGATCACCACGCCGAGCGCGCCGCGACGGCGGCCCGCCACATGGACCACCGGTACAACCCGGTGACGGTGGCCAACCGGATCGTGGACCTGGAGGCCAAGTTGCGGCGCCGTTCGCTCAACGAGGAGTACCGGGCGAAGTACGAGAACGAGCTGGCCTACTGGCGCGGGGTGCGGGAGCAGCAGATCGCCGCCGGTGAGGTGGTCGAGTACGGGCCGCACAACGTCGCCGTGGACGGCTGGGTGAAGGGCTGGGCCGGGTCCGGCTGGTTCCGGGTGGTGCGGGTCAACAAGACCACGGTCACGCTCGCCACGACGCGCAGCGCGATCGATGAGACGAAGTGGCTGACCAACACGCTGCCCTATCACCGCATCACGGGGTAC